The Bacillota bacterium genome includes a region encoding these proteins:
- a CDS encoding glutamine--tRNA ligase/YqeY domain fusion protein — translation MTAPSNFIEDIIDEDLKRGKNEGRVHTRFPPEPNGYLHIGHAKAICLNFGIAAKYGGLCNLRFDDTNPTKEDVEYVESIQDDIRWLGFDWEDRLFYASDYFEQLYEFAVELIKAGKAYVCDLSPEEIKEYRGTLTEPGRESPYRNRSVEENLDLFRRMRAGEFPDGSRVLRAKIDMASPNLNMRDPVLYRILRAAHHRTGDKWCIYPMYDFAHPLSDALEGITHSICTLEFEDHRPLYDWLIENVSVPSRPRQIEFARLNLNYTVMSKRKLLELVKRGLVSGWDDPRMPTISGLRRRGYTPESIRAFCERIGVAKANSVVDIALLEHCVREDLNRRAQRVMAVLRPLRVVIDNYPEGKVEWLEAVNNPEDPSMGTRKVPFSKVLYIERDDFREEPPPKFYRLAPGREVRLRYACLVRCTGVVKDETTGEVTELHCTYDPDTLGGSTPDGRRVKATLHWVSAAHAVDAEVRLYDRLFTKEDPAAEEDFLSCVNPDSLEVLTGCKVEPSLAEAVPGDRFQFERLGYFCVDPDSSRGAAGAAEDSEGCGVAASGDAGCVGAASGEADGARGARRLVFNRTVDLKDEWARLQKGGGTVGGTVGPEG, via the coding sequence ATGACGGCACCTTCAAACTTCATCGAGGACATCATCGACGAGGATCTGAAGAGAGGAAAGAATGAGGGCCGCGTGCACACGCGTTTCCCGCCCGAACCCAACGGATACCTGCACATAGGGCACGCCAAGGCGATTTGCCTGAACTTTGGAATCGCGGCGAAGTACGGCGGCCTGTGCAACCTCCGCTTCGACGACACCAACCCGACGAAAGAGGACGTGGAGTACGTCGAATCCATTCAAGATGACATCCGGTGGCTGGGCTTCGACTGGGAGGACAGGCTGTTTTACGCGTCCGACTATTTCGAGCAGCTCTACGAGTTTGCGGTCGAACTCATCAAGGCGGGCAAAGCATACGTGTGCGACCTGAGCCCAGAGGAGATCAAGGAGTATCGGGGCACGCTCACCGAGCCCGGGAGAGAGAGCCCGTACCGTAACCGTTCGGTCGAAGAGAACCTCGATCTTTTCCGGCGCATGCGGGCTGGGGAATTCCCGGACGGCTCGCGCGTTCTCAGAGCGAAGATAGACATGGCGTCGCCGAACCTCAACATGCGCGACCCCGTTCTCTACCGCATTTTGAGGGCGGCGCACCACCGGACGGGTGACAAGTGGTGCATATACCCGATGTACGATTTCGCCCACCCGCTCTCCGACGCTCTCGAGGGGATCACCCACTCCATCTGCACTCTGGAGTTCGAGGACCATCGGCCGCTTTACGACTGGCTCATCGAGAACGTGAGCGTACCGAGCCGGCCCCGTCAGATCGAGTTCGCCCGGCTCAACCTGAACTACACCGTGATGAGCAAACGCAAGCTCCTAGAGCTTGTTAAGCGCGGGCTCGTGTCCGGCTGGGACGACCCCAGGATGCCCACCATATCGGGCCTGCGGCGGCGCGGCTACACGCCGGAGTCGATTCGCGCCTTCTGCGAACGCATCGGTGTTGCCAAGGCCAACAGCGTCGTGGATATCGCCCTGCTCGAGCACTGCGTCCGCGAGGACCTGAATCGGCGGGCCCAGCGCGTGATGGCCGTCCTGCGTCCGCTCCGAGTGGTCATCGACAACTACCCCGAGGGCAAAGTTGAGTGGCTCGAGGCAGTGAACAACCCCGAGGACCCGTCCATGGGGACGCGAAAGGTGCCGTTCTCGAAGGTGCTCTACATCGAGCGGGACGATTTCAGGGAAGAGCCGCCGCCGAAGTTCTACCGTCTTGCGCCCGGACGCGAGGTGAGGCTGAGGTACGCGTGTCTCGTCAGGTGCACCGGGGTGGTGAAGGACGAGACGACGGGCGAGGTGACGGAGTTGCACTGCACGTACGACCCGGACACGCTCGGGGGCTCGACCCCGGACGGGCGCCGGGTAAAGGCCACGCTGCACTGGGTGTCGGCAGCGCACGCGGTGGACGCTGAGGTGCGGCTGTACGATAGGCTTTTCACAAAGGAAGACCCGGCGGCCGAGGAAGACTTCCTTTCGTGCGTGAACCCGGACTCCCTCGAGGTGCTCACGGGGTGCAAAGTGGAGCCGTCGCTGGCGGAAGCGGTGCCGGGCGACAGGTTCCAGTTCGAGCGCCTCGGGTACTTCTGCGTGGATCCGGATTCGTCGCGAGGCGCCGCGGGCGCTGCTGAAGATAGTGAGGGCTGTGGGGTCGCTGCTTCGGGCGATGCGGGCTGCGTTGGCGCTGCCTCGGGCGAGGCAGATGGGGCGCGCGGGGCGAGGCGGCTCGTGTTCAACCGCACGGTGGACCTGAAGGACGAGTGGGCCCGGCTGCAAAAGGGGGGCGGCACTGTCGGCGGCACTGTCGGACCAGAAGGCTGA
- the thiM gene encoding hydroxyethylthiazole kinase, which produces MTTGYATREPAGPIGDPSLVARIPEVLRKVREQAPLVHHITNVVVTNITANVTLAVGASPVMAHALEEVCDMASAASALVLNIGTLTPELVEAMILAGKTANERSIPVVLDPVGAGATPLRTKSVERILSEVRVSVLRGNEAEVSVIGGFGATIKGVDSVSGHHDKASLARETARKLGCVVAVTGAADFVSDGDRLAVVENGHPLLRHVTGTGCMATSVVAAFAAVEGEGDLLLATAGALAYYGYAAELAAARSEGPGSFEAALFDCLFNMTPEELGSGLKVRM; this is translated from the coding sequence ATGACGACCGGATACGCAACGAGAGAGCCAGCAGGTCCGATAGGAGATCCGAGTCTCGTAGCACGCATTCCCGAGGTTCTTCGAAAGGTGAGGGAGCAGGCTCCCCTTGTGCACCACATCACGAACGTCGTGGTCACGAACATAACCGCCAACGTTACCTTGGCGGTGGGCGCGTCCCCGGTGATGGCGCACGCCCTGGAAGAGGTCTGTGACATGGCGAGCGCGGCGAGTGCGCTCGTCCTTAACATCGGCACACTCACTCCCGAGCTTGTCGAAGCCATGATCCTTGCGGGAAAGACCGCTAACGAGCGCTCGATCCCGGTAGTGCTCGATCCGGTGGGCGCGGGAGCGACGCCCCTACGAACCAAAAGCGTCGAGCGCATCCTGTCAGAAGTGCGTGTATCCGTGTTGCGCGGAAACGAAGCGGAGGTCTCGGTCATCGGCGGGTTCGGGGCCACCATCAAAGGCGTGGACTCCGTGAGCGGACACCACGACAAGGCTTCCCTCGCGCGCGAGACCGCGAGAAAGCTCGGGTGCGTGGTCGCGGTGACAGGAGCGGCGGATTTCGTGAGCGACGGGGACCGCCTGGCCGTTGTAGAAAACGGCCATCCCTTGCTGCGTCACGTGACCGGCACCGGGTGCATGGCCACCTCGGTCGTGGCGGCTTTCGCGGCGGTGGAGGGCGAGGGCGACCTGCTCCTGGCGACGGCGGGGGCTCTCGCGTACTACGGCTACGCAGCGGAGCTCGCCGCGGCGAGGAGCGAGGGCCCGGGGAGCTTCGAGGCGGCGCTCTTCGATTGCCTGTTCAACATGACTCCCGAGGAGCTCGGGAGCGGCCTCAAGGTGAGGATGTAG
- a CDS encoding PIN domain-containing protein, with protein sequence MARPGDWLFIDTSAFIALHDASDRHHEAAKGFFTPERMRDLRVQLVTTNFVFAEVYSYFRRTHADAISVGTYIRESKVLRYIRASPADEEAAWQLAQKYHDKDFSFVDCLSFVIMSRIGCDKAFTFDSHFGQMGFEMLPAVTWQRC encoded by the coding sequence ATGGCACGTCCAGGTGACTGGCTCTTCATAGACACCTCGGCGTTCATTGCCTTGCACGACGCGAGCGACAGACACCACGAGGCGGCGAAGGGGTTCTTCACCCCTGAACGCATGCGCGACCTGCGAGTCCAGTTGGTCACAACGAATTTCGTCTTCGCCGAGGTATACTCCTACTTCCGCAGGACCCACGCTGACGCAATATCAGTAGGCACCTACATTCGAGAGAGCAAGGTCTTGCGGTACATCCGTGCGAGTCCGGCGGATGAAGAAGCTGCCTGGCAGCTCGCACAGAAGTACCATGACAAGGACTTCAGCTTCGTTGATTGCCTAAGCTTCGTCATCATGTCGAGGATCGGGTGCGACAAGGCGTTCACGTTCGATTCTCACTTCGGGCAGATGGGTTTCGAAATGCTGCCTGCCGTGACCTGGCAGCGATGCTAG
- the thiD gene encoding bifunctional hydroxymethylpyrimidine kinase/phosphomethylpyrimidine kinase has translation MVRISKYVAPNFERTEPDTVPVALTIAGSDSGGGAGIEADLKTFTSLGVFGAVALTAVTAQNTLGVPGVSVLDPGFVVAQLDAVLMDLQVGAAKTGMLATAAIIEAVADSIRRHSVRKLVVDPVMVSKTGVPLLSPDARDALVRRLLPLATVLTPNIPEAEAILGVAIKSSSEARLAAQRLKDMGPEWVVVKGGHLREQPGDSVDIAFNGEEFIELRAKRYATANTHGTGCTYSAAIAAYLALGMKVQEALRAAKDYITWAVANSLSLGHGCGPTNHFYFRR, from the coding sequence ATGGTGAGGATCTCGAAGTATGTAGCGCCCAATTTCGAGCGAACCGAGCCGGATACGGTCCCGGTGGCTCTTACGATCGCCGGGTCGGACAGCGGCGGGGGAGCGGGGATAGAAGCGGACCTCAAGACGTTCACGTCCCTCGGCGTGTTCGGGGCGGTCGCGCTCACCGCGGTGACCGCTCAGAACACCCTCGGCGTGCCGGGAGTGTCCGTGCTTGACCCCGGCTTCGTCGTCGCCCAGCTCGACGCGGTCTTGATGGACCTGCAGGTTGGCGCGGCCAAGACCGGAATGCTCGCCACCGCGGCCATCATAGAGGCGGTGGCGGACTCCATCAGGCGACACTCGGTGCGGAAGTTGGTCGTGGATCCCGTGATGGTGAGCAAGACCGGCGTGCCGCTCCTGTCGCCCGACGCGAGAGACGCGCTCGTCCGGCGCCTGCTGCCGCTCGCTACCGTGCTCACTCCCAACATCCCCGAGGCCGAGGCTATCCTGGGCGTCGCAATCAAGAGCTCGTCAGAAGCACGGCTAGCTGCGCAACGGCTAAAGGACATGGGACCGGAGTGGGTCGTGGTAAAGGGCGGTCACCTGCGGGAGCAGCCTGGGGATTCGGTGGACATAGCGTTCAACGGTGAGGAGTTCATCGAGCTCCGTGCCAAGCGTTACGCCACCGCGAACACACATGGGACCGGGTGCACGTACTCCGCGGCCATAGCGGCGTATCTCGCCCTAGGCATGAAGGTTCAGGAGGCGCTTCGTGCCGCGAAGGACTACATCACGTGGGCGGTGGCGAACTCGCTTTCCCTCGGCCACGGGTGCGGGCCAACTAACCACTTCTACTTCCGCCGGTAG
- a CDS encoding DegV family protein, whose protein sequence is MPGVKVITDSTSDLSPELISKYGITVIPYVVNFDSDSFQDGVDISTEKLFALVAKRQMLPKTAAPSLGHFRRVFEEALKDGSDIVYIGISSKFSSGTPTAKLAAADFDDGKVTVIDSANLSTGIGLQVLLACELAAAGKTASDIGTAVADVIPRVKTSFIIDTLDYLRMGGRCSGVQALVGNLLRIRPVISVVDGGMVVSAKVRGPRKKALDKLLDDFRADADRVVRDRVFVTHTGCHEDALYLMDGIRDAAPAVKEVLETIAGAVVASHCGPDTIGILYIVE, encoded by the coding sequence GTGCCGGGCGTCAAAGTCATCACTGACTCCACTTCTGACCTCTCTCCGGAACTCATCAGTAAGTATGGAATCACCGTGATCCCCTACGTCGTCAATTTCGACTCCGACAGCTTCCAGGACGGGGTGGACATCTCAACAGAGAAGCTCTTCGCACTGGTCGCAAAGCGGCAGATGCTTCCCAAGACCGCAGCCCCGAGCCTCGGGCATTTCCGGCGAGTCTTCGAAGAGGCGTTGAAAGACGGGAGCGACATCGTGTACATCGGCATCTCGAGCAAGTTCTCGTCGGGCACGCCCACCGCGAAACTCGCCGCCGCGGACTTCGACGACGGAAAGGTCACCGTGATCGACTCGGCGAACCTCTCAACTGGCATCGGGCTCCAGGTGCTCCTCGCCTGCGAGTTGGCCGCTGCGGGCAAGACCGCGAGCGACATAGGGACCGCTGTCGCCGATGTCATCCCTCGCGTGAAAACGTCCTTCATCATCGACACCTTGGACTATCTCAGAATGGGCGGAAGATGTTCGGGCGTCCAAGCCCTCGTCGGAAACCTCCTCCGGATACGGCCGGTGATCTCTGTGGTTGACGGCGGCATGGTGGTATCGGCCAAGGTGAGAGGTCCGAGGAAGAAGGCCCTTGACAAACTGCTCGACGATTTCAGAGCCGACGCGGACCGCGTGGTGCGGGATCGAGTCTTCGTGACTCACACCGGGTGCCATGAAGACGCCCTCTATCTGATGGACGGGATCCGGGACGCAGCGCCTGCAGTGAAAGAAGTCCTCGAAACCATCGCCGGAGCCGTTGTGGCCAGTCACTGCGGCCCGGATACCATAGGGATACTATACATCGTGGAGTAG
- the cytX gene encoding putative hydroxymethylpyrimidine transporter CytX, with product MATEVEPIPVDQRTMGPGAFFFIWVGAGISLAEVLAGGFLAPAGLLMGTAANLLGHFLGNTFLTLGGVVGTDHGIPSMVSVRPSFGVRGSYLAAVLNVIQLVGWTAVMLVVAARALNTLSSQICGFSGYLTWVVVMGAATTAWAWAGRKGWGWLGPIVSGLLLVLTLYVGYRILSTRGLGDLQAANGGGGMSLGYATDLVIAMPLSWLPLVADYSRFGRGAKGWFFGSWIGYFVSSFLMYALGLISALAAGTADVVGILIRLGIGAVALVIVAFSTITTAFLDVYSTAVSTQNLFPRLPERHLILAAGFIGTLVAAIFPIERYESFLLFIGGVFVPLFGIVLSDYFLVRRRKLLVQELFKHGGAYWYVHGVNPHAMIAWVIGVVTYYACTENGLSIGASIPSLIAAGLIYVLGMIRRASRLSAPTDGAVT from the coding sequence GTGGCAACAGAGGTTGAACCAATTCCAGTGGACCAACGAACCATGGGGCCAGGGGCATTCTTCTTCATATGGGTAGGCGCGGGCATATCCCTTGCTGAGGTGCTGGCAGGCGGCTTTCTGGCCCCAGCCGGTCTTCTGATGGGAACTGCGGCGAATCTCCTAGGGCATTTTCTGGGCAACACGTTCCTCACGCTTGGCGGTGTGGTCGGCACGGATCACGGGATCCCGTCGATGGTCTCGGTGAGGCCGTCTTTTGGGGTTAGAGGCTCGTATCTGGCGGCTGTGTTGAACGTGATCCAGCTCGTAGGATGGACGGCCGTGATGTTGGTCGTCGCGGCGAGGGCACTGAACACTCTAAGCTCGCAGATCTGCGGCTTCTCCGGTTACCTGACGTGGGTGGTGGTGATGGGCGCGGCGACGACCGCCTGGGCCTGGGCGGGTCGTAAGGGTTGGGGATGGCTCGGGCCCATTGTCTCTGGTCTGCTTCTCGTGCTAACCCTCTATGTAGGGTACAGGATCCTATCGACGCGGGGTCTAGGCGACCTCCAGGCGGCAAACGGGGGCGGGGGGATGAGCCTTGGGTACGCGACTGACCTGGTAATAGCGATGCCTCTGTCATGGCTTCCCCTAGTTGCCGACTACTCAAGGTTTGGGAGAGGGGCGAAAGGCTGGTTCTTCGGGTCCTGGATAGGATACTTCGTCTCGAGTTTCCTCATGTATGCGTTAGGCTTGATCTCTGCTCTAGCCGCGGGGACAGCCGATGTAGTCGGGATCCTCATAAGGCTGGGGATTGGGGCAGTCGCGCTGGTCATAGTGGCTTTCTCTACGATCACAACCGCCTTCCTCGATGTGTACTCAACTGCGGTGTCCACTCAGAACCTATTCCCACGGCTGCCTGAGCGCCATCTCATTCTCGCGGCTGGGTTCATCGGCACTCTGGTGGCGGCCATCTTCCCCATCGAGCGCTATGAAAGCTTCCTTCTGTTCATAGGGGGCGTTTTTGTACCCCTGTTCGGGATCGTCTTGTCGGACTACTTCCTTGTTAGGAGGAGAAAGCTGTTGGTTCAGGAGCTGTTCAAACACGGAGGTGCGTACTGGTATGTTCACGGCGTGAACCCTCATGCCATGATTGCGTGGGTCATAGGCGTGGTCACGTACTACGCGTGCACTGAGAATGGTCTCTCGATAGGGGCATCGATACCAAGCCTTATAGCTGCTGGTCTCATCTACGTGTTGGGAATGATCCGGCGGGCGTCCCGGCTCAGTGCGCCAACCGACGGTGCTGTCACGTGA
- a CDS encoding DUF362 domain-containing protein translates to MRIGGITLKTRVALGVCGSYLRDDVSQAVGSVIDLLGGAKAFLPSEGFVLVKPNMLSPYPPDRAVTTHPAVVGAVLNVLKRAGASVVVGDSPGHGSVSDVAAKCGIAAVCHEAGVDLVSLGEGVARKHPAGRVCKEFVLGRPVADVSAIINVAKMKTHGFTTFTGAVKNLFGCIAGKEKLRMHLRYNDPRTFSLVLLDLVDLVKPSLSILDAVVAMDGNGPSHGRTRHIGAILASEDPVALDVVSLRLAGVDPMRVPYLRAAREIGKRGTRPEEIEVVGARPEDFHVTDFALPPAARATSGIFTFIRAVRKHVTASPWVDAAKCVACGVCAQSCPPEAITVDSVGTAMIDRHRCIRCFCCHEMCPEGAISLRRGTLAAIADRALEWF, encoded by the coding sequence ATGCGGATTGGAGGGATCACCCTGAAGACCAGGGTAGCTCTCGGTGTGTGCGGGTCGTACTTGCGGGACGATGTCTCACAGGCGGTCGGCTCGGTCATCGACCTCCTCGGCGGCGCCAAGGCATTCCTGCCAAGTGAAGGGTTTGTGCTGGTCAAGCCCAACATGCTCTCACCCTACCCGCCGGACAGGGCCGTGACCACCCATCCCGCGGTCGTGGGCGCCGTCCTCAATGTTCTGAAGCGGGCCGGGGCGAGCGTCGTGGTGGGAGACAGCCCCGGCCACGGCAGCGTGTCCGATGTCGCTGCGAAGTGCGGGATAGCCGCGGTCTGCCATGAGGCGGGCGTGGACCTCGTGTCTCTCGGCGAGGGCGTGGCGCGAAAGCACCCGGCCGGGCGGGTGTGCAAGGAGTTCGTCCTTGGCCGGCCAGTCGCTGACGTCTCTGCCATCATCAATGTGGCCAAGATGAAGACCCACGGATTCACGACGTTCACGGGGGCCGTGAAGAATCTCTTTGGGTGCATCGCGGGCAAGGAGAAACTGCGCATGCACCTGAGGTATAACGATCCCCGCACCTTCTCCCTAGTGTTGCTGGACCTCGTAGACCTCGTGAAGCCCAGCCTGTCGATTCTCGATGCGGTGGTGGCCATGGACGGCAACGGGCCTTCGCACGGGCGGACCAGGCACATCGGGGCCATACTGGCGTCGGAGGACCCGGTCGCCCTGGATGTCGTATCCCTTCGGCTCGCCGGGGTGGATCCCATGCGCGTGCCGTACTTACGAGCCGCGAGGGAGATCGGGAAGCGGGGCACGCGCCCCGAGGAGATAGAGGTTGTGGGGGCGCGACCCGAGGACTTCCACGTGACCGACTTCGCCTTGCCGCCTGCGGCGCGAGCGACCTCGGGGATATTCACCTTTATCAGGGCGGTCCGGAAGCACGTCACCGCAAGCCCGTGGGTGGACGCAGCGAAGTGCGTCGCATGTGGGGTCTGCGCGCAGTCATGCCCGCCCGAGGCCATAACGGTGGATTCGGTGGGGACCGCGATGATAGATCGCCACAGGTGCATACGGTGTTTCTGCTGCCACGAGATGTGTCCTGAAGGAGCCATCTCCCTTCGCCGCGGGACCCTTGCTGCCATCGCGGACCGCGCGCTCGAGTGGTTCTAG